Proteins encoded in a region of the Sugiyamaella lignohabitans strain CBS 10342 chromosome B, complete sequence genome:
- the MAF1 gene encoding RNA polymerase III-inhibiting protein MAF1: MSPPTLQVFSPPSSYYPTSNVHEHVFDPNSKENVLSRSRRNSRANSGYAGSLGTHTSNYNSGGNGTLTVSNIIQNSTAGSLSSSPFGPLDQAASRKTFAYLISVLNASDPDRDFSSLQPEDFKREPSSTSVVNTFNNILFGQGLPVPPRLWETLDKNIDLKESSIYSHTPPEAFLADEPGTMWSMMWFFFNKRRKRVAYIHLKAVRHYQSPLLTAVDSRRRRKDEIKDEYDEDKDEYDLTYSSDSQMYDEVVGDLELE; encoded by the coding sequence ATGTCACCGCCTACTTTACAGGTGTTTTCCCCACCAAGCAGTTATTACCCGACCAGTAACGTTCATGAACATGTCTTTGATCCAAATAGCAAGGAAAATGTTTTATCGAGGTCGAGGAGGAATAGTAGAGCGAATTCTGGATATGCTGGATCTTTAGGAACTCATACATCGAACTACAATTCTGGCGGTAACGGAACTTTGACGGTATCAAACATTATTCAAAATTCAACGGCCGGTTCACtttcatcatctccatttGGACCATTAGATCAAGCTGCCTCAAGAAAGACATTTGCATATTTGATATCAGTACTGAACGCTTCTGATCCAGATCGCGATTTTTCGTCCCTTCAGCCTGAGGATTTCAAGCGAGAACCTAGTTCCACTTCAGTAGTGAACACTTTTAATAACATACTCTTCGGTCAAGGATTACCTGTGCCACCAAGGCTCTGGGAAACTCTTGACAAGAATATTGATTTAAAGGAATCATCTATTTACAGTCACACACCTCCCGAAGCATTTCTTGCCGACGAACCAGGAACTATGTGGTCCATGATgtggttcttctttaaCAAGCGTCGAAAGCGTGTAGCCTATATTCATCTCAAGGCAGTCCGTCATTATCAGAGTCCACTCCTTACCGCTGTCGATAGTaggaggagaaggaaaGACGAGATCAAAGATGAATATGATGAGGATAAAGATGAATATGATCTTACATATTCCTCGGATTCCCAAATGTATGATGAAGTAGTGGGAGACTTGGAATTGGAATAG
- the PPH3 gene encoding phosphoprotein phosphatase PP4 catalytic subunit PPH3 (Catalytic subunit of protein phosphatase PP4 complex; active complex is composed of Pph3p and Psy2p, with Psy4p apparently providing additional substrate specificity in some cases; regulates recovery from the DNA damage checkpoint and also the gene conversion- and single-strand annealing-mediated pathways of meiotic double-strand break repair; involved in activation of Gln3p to alleviate nitrogen catabolite repression; Pph3p and Psy2p localize to foci on meiotic chromosomes; GO_component: GO:0000794 - condensed nuclear chromosome [Evidence IDA] [PMID 20951350]; GO_component: GO:0005737 - cytoplasm [Evidence IEA,IEA]; GO_component: GO:0005737 - cytoplasm [Evidence IDA] [PMID 14562095]; GO_component: GO:0005634 - nucleus [Evidence IEA,IEA]; GO_component: GO:0005634 - nucleus [Evidence IDA] [PMID 14562095]; GO_component: GO:0030289 - protein phosphatase 4 complex [Evidence IDA,IMP] [PMID 16299494]; GO_component: GO:0030289 - protein phosphatase 4 complex [Evidence IDA] [PMID 17517611]; GO_function: GO:0016787 - hydrolase activity [Evidence IEA,IEA]; GO_function: GO:0046872 - metal ion binding [Evidence IEA]; GO_function: GO:0004721 - phosphoprotein phosphatase activity [Evidence IEA,IEA]; GO_function: GO:0004722 - protein serine/threonine phosphatase activity [Evidence IDA,IMP] [PMID 16299494]; GO_function: GO:0004722 - protein serine/threonine phosphatase activity [Evidence IDA] [PMID 7941742]; GO_process: GO:0000724 - double-strand break repair via homologous recombination [Evidence IGI] [PMID 21135129]; GO_process: GO:2000002 - negative regulation of DNA damage checkpoint [Evidence IMP] [PMID 16299494]; GO_process: GO:2000002 - negative regulation of DNA damage checkpoint [Evidence IMP] [PMID 17517611]; GO_process: GO:1902660 - negative regulation of glucose mediated signaling pathway [Evidence IMP] [PMID 24277933]; GO_process: GO:0051173 - positive regulation of nitrogen compound metabolic process [Evidence IMP] [PMID 10940301]; GO_process: GO:0006470 - protein dephosphorylation [Evidence IDA,IMP] [PMID 16299494]; GO_process: GO:0006470 - protein dephosphorylation [Evidence IDA] [PMID 7941742]; GO_process: GO:0072462 - signal transduction involved in meiotic recombination checkpoint [Evidence IMP] [PMID 20951350]), with amino-acid sequence MSLVDETIELLKSCSHVPESVVKQLCYKAQELLIEEGNVQLVHTPVTICGDIHGQFHDLLTLFSIGGECPTTSYLFLGDFVDRGFYSLESFLLLLCLKVRYPDSITLIRGNHESRQITSAYGFYDECLRKYGSASVWRLCCNVFDYLSLSALVGGPGGVFCVHGGLSPAIQNLNEIRHIDRKQEVPHDGPMCDLLWSDPDDSLDMTNENKDDIYDNELNENGNGHDADEEDAGTNTNYRVNHAGSGNGTGSSGESSEGMRSDSNSNDEDIYSPVSSPDIGLNGLYDLSKSGGNRSTLQSMAASWGVSPRGAGYLFGSLPVHQFNHINNTSLIARAHQLVLEGYKEMFDNQLVTVWSAPNYCYRCGNVAAILNIDDNYERRYSIFHAQEADQGTGQVVPTKRPVAEYFL; translated from the coding sequence ATGAGCTTGGTGGACGAAACCATAGAACTTCTCAAGTCTTGTTCACACGTTCCCGAATCGGTTGTGAAACAGCTATGTTACAAAGCACAGGAATTACTGATTGAAGAAGGCAACGTTCAGCTGGTCCATACTCCCGTGACGATATGTGGTGATATTCATGGACAATTTCATGACCTGCTGACCCTGTTCTCTATTGGCGGTGAGTGCCCTACGACAAGCTATCTGTTTCTAGgagattttgttgatagaGGGTTCTACTCACTGGAGTCATTTTTGCTATTGCTGTGTCTGAAAGTACGATATCCCGACAGTATAACACTTATAAGAGGAAACCATGAGTCTAGACAAATCACATCTGCTTATGGATTTTATGATGAATGTTTGAGAAAATATGGCTCGGCTTCAGTGTGGCGGCTCTGCTGTAACGTGTTCGATTACCTGTCGTTAAGTGCTCTTGTTGGTGGACCCGGAGGAGTGTTTTGTGTTCATGGAGGCCTTTCTCCAGCTATTCAGAATCTAAATGAGATTCGTCATATCGATCGTAAGCAAGAGGTGCCTCATGATGGGCCCATGTGCGATCTTCTATGGTCTGATCCCGACGATTCACTGGACATGACTAATGAAAATAAGGATGATATTTACGATAACGAACTTAATGAAAATGGCAATGGACatgatgctgatgaagaggatgctGGTACTAATACAAATTACAGAGTGAATCATGCAGGGAGTGGAAATGGCACTGGTAGCAGTGGCGAGAGTAGTGAAGGGATGAGGAGCGATAGTAACAGTAACGATGaagatatttattctcCAGTGTCAAGTCCCGATATTGGACTCAATGGTCTATATGACTTATCGAAATCTGGTGGAAACAGATCAACTCTTCAGTCTATGGCCGCTTCATGGGGTGTGTCACCAAGAGGAGCaggttatttatttggaTCCCTGCCTGTACATCAGTTCAACCATATAAACAACACATCACTAATAGCGAGAGCACATCAACTGGTACTAGAGGGATACAAGGAAATGTTCGATAACCAGCTAGTCACAGTCTGGTCGGCGCCAAATTATTGTTACCGGTGTGGAAATGTCGCAGCTATTCTCAACATTGATGATAACTACGAACGACGATACTCTATTTTCCATGCTCAGGAGGCCGATCAAGGCACAGGCCAAGTAGTCCCGACCAAACGACCAGTTGCGGAATATTTCCTATGA
- the MCM2 gene encoding MCM DNA helicase complex subunit MCM2 (Protein involved in DNA replication; component of the Mcm2-7 hexameric helicase complex that binds chromatin as a part of the pre-replicative complex; relative distribution to the nucleus increases upon DNA replication stress; GO_component: GO:0031261 - DNA replication preinitiation complex [Evidence IDA] [PMID 9554851]; GO_component: GO:0042555 - MCM complex [Evidence IEA]; GO_component: GO:0042555 - MCM complex [Evidence IDA] [PMID 12480933]; GO_component: GO:0005737 - cytoplasm [Evidence IDA] [PMID 10704410]; GO_component: GO:0005737 - cytoplasm [Evidence IDA] [PMID 22842922]; GO_component: GO:0005656 - nuclear pre-replicative complex [Evidence IDA] [PMID 16824194]; GO_component: GO:0005656 - nuclear pre-replicative complex [Evidence IDA] [PMID 9335335]; GO_component: GO:0005634 - nucleus [Evidence IEA,IEA,IEA]; GO_component: GO:0005634 - nucleus [Evidence IDA] [PMID 10704410]; GO_component: GO:0005634 - nucleus [Evidence IDA] [PMID 22842922]; GO_component: GO:0031298 - replication fork protection complex [Evidence IDA] [PMID 16531994]; GO_function: GO:0005524 - ATP binding [Evidence IEA,IEA]; GO_function: GO:0003677 - DNA binding [Evidence IEA,IEA]; GO_function: GO:0003678 - DNA helicase activity [Evidence IEA]; GO_function: GO:0003678 - DNA helicase activity [Evidence IDA] [PMID 18657510]; GO_function: GO:0003688 - DNA replication origin binding [Evidence IDA] [PMID 11756674]; GO_function: GO:0003688 - DNA replication origin binding [Evidence IDA] [PMID 16824194]; GO_function: GO:0003682 - chromatin binding [Evidence IDA] [PMID 10783164]; GO_function: GO:0004386 - helicase activity [Evidence IEA]; GO_function: GO:0016787 - hydrolase activity [Evidence IEA]; GO_function: GO:0046872 - metal ion binding [Evidence IEA]; GO_function: GO:0000166 - nucleotide binding [Evidence IEA]; GO_function: GO:0003697 - single-stranded DNA binding [Evidence IMP] [PMID 17895243]; GO_function: GO:0017116 - single-stranded DNA-dependent ATP-dependent DNA helicase activity [Evidence IDA] [PMID 18657510]; GO_process: GO:0032508 - DNA duplex unwinding [Evidence IEA]; GO_process: GO:0006260 - DNA replication [Evidence IEA,IEA]; GO_process: GO:0006270 - DNA replication initiation [Evidence IEA]; GO_process: GO:0006271 - DNA strand elongation involved in DNA replication [Evidence IMP] [PMID 10834843]; GO_process: GO:0007049 - cell cycle [Evidence IEA]; GO_process: GO:0006974 - cellular response to DNA damage stimulus [Evidence IMP] [PMID 22564307]; GO_process: GO:0000727 - double-strand break repair via break-induced replication [Evidence IMP] [PMID 20516198]; GO_process: GO:1902450 - negative regulation of ATP-dependent DNA helicase activity [Evidence IDA] [PMID 13679365]; GO_process: GO:0033260 - nuclear cell cycle DNA replication [Evidence IMP] [PMID 10834843]; GO_process: GO:0006267 - pre-replicative complex assembly involved in nuclear cell cycle DNA replication [Evidence IDA] [PMID 16824194]; GO_process: GO:0006267 - pre-replicative complex assembly involved in nuclear cell cycle DNA replication [Evidence IPI] [PMID 9335335]), whose protein sequence is MSGSRKRDRRNSEDFRGEPPSSPNLPMANLASSPPAFEDEDELIQEDVIDDLDELAEEEAGEDLFGDNMERDYMESRQNDQYDLGDQNIDDNEYDDLDISARRQVDAQLNRRDRQIRNQRGLPDAFLDDGDGYDDLVPPTTRRRRNQYDEDLAMDNSDDDDPMNEILSLESLGDVKAESIAEWVSQPSVHRSVAREFKNFLLEYTDENGRSVYGNRIRTLGEVNSESLEIVYTHLVESKATLAYFLAVAPTEILKIFDVVAMEAIELHYPEYSRIHAEVHVRISGLPTTFTLRDLRENHLNSLVRVTGVVTRRTGVFPQLKYVKFNCPKCGMILGPYFQDSNTEVTISFCHSCQSRGPFILNSEKTVYRNYQKITLQESPGTVPAGRLPRHREVILLWDLIDVAKPGEEVDITGIYKNSYDGGLNAKNGFPVFATVIEANLVQRREAGKTGDFTLTEEEEREIRTLAKSKDIINTIIRSIAPSIYGHKDIKTALACSLFGGVAKRQEKHTVRGDINVLLLGDPGTAKSQLLKYVEKTAHRAVFATGQGASAVGLTASVRKDPITREWTLEGGALVLADKGTCLIDEFDKMNDQDRTSIHEAMEQQSISISKAGIVTSLQARCAVIAAANPNGGRYNSTIPFAANVDLTEPILSRFDVLCVVRDTVDPEVDEMLAKFVVTSHTKNHPLDPGEGNSGLQQEDEDDDMGEEEEEDLLASLQPNAGATISQELLRKYIHYARTKFQPRLSQQYEGKIGSIYSEIRQYSRNTGSFPITVRHLESIIRLSESFAKMRLSENVSEGDVNRAISVTIDSFVGAQKSSLRRSLRRSLMKYTYNN, encoded by the coding sequence ATGTCAGGATCACGAAAAAGAGATAGAAGAAATTCAGAGGATTTCAGGGGCGAGCCACCCTCGTCTCCTAACCTCCCAATGGCAAAtttggcttcttctcctcctgCTTTtgaggacgaagatgaaCTTATCCAAGAGGATGTTATTGACGACTTGGATGAAttggctgaagaagaagccgGTGAAGATTTATTTGGCGATAATATGGAGCGTGATTATATGGAATCTAGACAAAATGATCAGTACGATTTAGGTGATCAAAATATTGACGACAACGAATACGACGACTTGGATATTAGTGCAAGAAGACAAGTTGACGCTCAGTTGAATCGTCGTGATAGGCAAATTCGTAACCAAAGAGGTCTGCCTGATGCTTTCTtagatgatggtgatgggTACGATGACTTGGTACCCCCCACTACTCGTCGTCGACGGAATCAGTATGACGAGGATTTGGCCATGGACAATtcagacgacgatgacCCAATGAACGAAATTCTATCTCTAGAAAGTTTAGGCGATGTCAAGGCGGAATCAATTGCCGAGTGGGTATCACAACCTTCAGTACATCGGAGTGTAGCCAGAGAGTTTAAGAACTTTTTGCTAGAATATACCGATGAGAACGGTCGTTCAGTATATGGTAATAGAATTAGAACCCTTGGTGAGGTTAATAGTGAATCTCTGGAGATTGTTTATACACACTTGGTTGAATCCAAAGCCACTTTGGCCTATTTCCTGGCTGTAGCACCAACAGAAATTCTGAAAATTTTTGACGTTGTTGCTATGGAAGCCATTGAGTTGCATTATCCTGAGTATTCTCGCATCCATGCAGAGGTACATGTTAGAATTTCGGGTCTCCCAACGACATTCACTTTAAGAGATTTAAGAGAAAATCATCTCAACTCACTGGTGCGGGTCACTGGAGTTGTCACAAGAAGAACAGGTGTCTTCCCCCAGTTGAAATATGTGAAGTTCAACTGTCCCAAATGTGGTATGATTCTTGGTCCGTATTTCCAGGATTCTAATACAGAAGTGACTATTTCATTTTGTCATTCTTGTCAATCTAGAGGTCCGTTTATTCTAAACTCGGAGAAGACGGTGTATAGGAATTACCAAAAAATAACCCTACAAGAATCTCCTGGTACGGTACCAGCCGGAAGGTTGCCTCGTCACAGAGAAGTTATTTTGCTGTGGGATCTGATAGACGTAGCGAAGCCCGGTGAAGAGGTTGATATAACTGGCATTTATAAGAATTCATATGATGGTGGTCTTAACGCCAAAAATGGGTTCCCTGTTTTTGCAACAGTCATTGAAGCCAATTTAGTACAACGAAGGGAAGCTGGTAAGACAGGTGATTTTACTCtcacagaagaagaagaaagagagatCCGTACTCTGGCTAAGTCAAAGGACATAATTAACACCATCATTCGTTCTATCGCCCCGTCAATTTACGGTCACAAAGACATCAAAACTGCTCTTGCCTGTTCTTTGTTCGGTGGTGTAGCCAAGAGACAAGAGAAACACACAGTCAGAGGTGATATCAAcgtacttcttcttggtgATCCTGGAACAGCAAAATCACAATTGCTTAAATATGTTGAGAAAACAGCACACAGAGCAGTTTTTGCTACTGGTCAAGGAGCTTCAGCCGTTGGTTTAACGGCATCGGTGCGAAAGGATCCTATTACCAGAGAATGGACTCTGGAAGGTGGTGCCTTGGTACTTGCTGATAAAGGTACTTGTTTGATTGATGAGTTTGATAAGATGAACGATCAAGACCGTACATCTATCCACGAAGCTATGGAACAACAGTCTATCAGTATCTCCAAGGCAGGTATTGTTACTTCACTTCAGGCTAGATGTGCTGTTATTGCCGCAGCCAATCCTAATGGAGGCAGATATAATTCCACTATTCCATTTGCTGCCAATGTGGACCTTACGGAACCCATTTTATCACGTTTTGATGTTTTATGTGTGGTACGTGACACTGTTGATCCTGAAGTAGATGAAATGCTGGCTAAGTTTGTAGTAACTTCTCACACAAAGAACCACCCTCTCGATCCGGGTGAAGGCAATAGTGGGTTACAAcaggaagatgaagatgatgatatgggtgaggaagaagaggaagatcTTTTGGCCTCTCTCCAGCCTAATGCTGGAGCCACTATATCTCAGGAACTTCTTCGCAAGTACATACACTATGCGCGTACCAAATTTCAACCAAGACTTTCACAGCAATACGAAGGAAAAATTGGTAGTATTTATAGTGAGATTCGTCAATATTCTCGTAACACTGGCTCATTCCCAATCACTGTTCGACACTTGGAGAGTATTATTCGATTGAGTGAGAGTTTTGCAAAGATGCGTTTAAGCGAAAATGTATCGGAGGGTGATGTAAACAGAGCTATTTCTGTCACCATCGACTCATTTGTTGGTGCCCAGAAGTCCAGTTTACGAAGAAGTCTTAGACGAAGTCTTATGAAATATACTTATAATAACTAG
- the RAD57 gene encoding putative DNA-dependent ATPase RAD57: MDLYESYPSCSLLKNTNFDSLLSAFEEFEITTADLVVNDPKVIAQRCGRSQVELLRFLNIFYKEALNGLEFINIGELQDGKLDKNTACLSGTSSSPLQESCISTRMLTTGDSKFDSELRGGIPAGYITEVSGESGSGKSNFLTQLCVTVQLPKALGGLEKSALYICTESGFETRRLIDMIEYIKQTHSLNESQISSDNVHCINCRDQEHLEQVLKYQLPVAIERFNVGILLIDSIAAHLRAEFDLQHVQQRNNKLILLSRHLRKLASLNELAVVIANQVSDRFIRNLPAHSEPDALFLDHQIRWFSGWEEPNIVVPPSSSFHSSQQSTPATTERPRTPSLGLAWSNCIDQRIVLKRALLPDGSSHRTFNIVFSPFSPQSCTPFKIMKGGVYSIDT, encoded by the coding sequence ATGGATTTATACGAATCATATCCATCATGTTCTCTGTTGAAAAATACCAACTTTGATAGCCTATTAAGTGCTTTTGAAGAGTTCGAGATTACGACTGCTGATTTGGTTGTGAACGATCCGAAGGTCATTGCTCAAAGATGCGGGAGGAGCCAAGTGGAGTTGCTTCGCTTCCTTAACATTTTCTATAAAGAAGCATTAAATGGACTGgaatttattaatattggCGAATTACAAGATGGTAAATTAGATAAAAATACTGCTTGCCTCTCTGGCACGAGTAGCAGTCCATTACAAGAGTCCTGTATTTCAACTCGAATGCTAACAACTGGTGATTCTAAGTTCGATAGTGAGTTGAGAGGAGGAATTCCAGCGGGCTATATTACCGAAGTCTCCGGCGAAAGTGGTTCTGGTAAGTCTAATTTCTTAACTCAGCTTTGTGTTACTGTTCAATTGCCAAAAGCACTGGGTGGTCTGGAAAAATCCGCATTGTATATATGTACAGAGTCGGGCTTTGAAACTAGACGCCTGATAGACATGATCGAATATATCAAACAAACACACTCGCTGAATGAGTCTCAAATATCAAGTGACAATGTCCATTGCATAAATTGTAGAGATCAGGAACATCTTGAGCAAGTGCTAAAATATCAGCTTCCCGTAGCGATAGAACGGTTCAATGTGGGCATATTGTTAATCGACAGTATAGCAGCCCACCTGCGGGCTGAATTTGACCTTCAGCATGTTCAACAacgaaataataaactcaTCTTATTATCACGCCACTTACGGAAATTAGCATCATTAAACGAATTGGCTGTGGTTATCGCTAATCAAGTTTCCGATAGGTTTATAAGAAACCTACCTGCACACTCCGAGCCTGATGCTCTATTTCTTGATCACCAAATCCGATGGTTCTCAGGTTGGGAAGAGCCAAATATTGTCGTTCCTCCCAGTAGCTCGTTTCATAGCTCACAGCAGTCCACACCAGCTACAACTGAAAGGCCTCGGACACCATCTCTAGGATTGGCATGGTCAAATTGTATTGATCAGAGAATTGTCCTAAAGAGGGCGCTCTTACCAGATGGCAGTTCTCACAGGACGTTCAATATTGTCTTCTCACCATTTTCTCCACAATCTTGTACGCCTTTCAAGATAATGAAAGGTGGAGTGTACTCTATCGACACTTAG